Proteins encoded by one window of Primulina huaijiensis isolate GDHJ02 chromosome 1, ASM1229523v2, whole genome shotgun sequence:
- the LOC140987741 gene encoding aquaporin TIP1-1-like, whose product MPQSSEYFNTPLRRVAFGNRNEFSQPGVVKAALAEFISTLIFVFAGTGSGLAYNKLTGSGPASPSGLVAAAIAHGFALFVAVAVAANISGGHVNPAVTFGLFVGGNISLIRGVLYIIAQLLGSIIAVLLLTVSTGTWAIPTFGVTGVSVWSAFVFEIVMTFGLVYTVYATAADPKKGEIGIIAPIAIGLIVGANILAGGPFTGAAMNPAVAFGPALVSFTWSYHWIYWAGPLIGGGLAGIVYEVFFISHSHEQVPGDDY is encoded by the exons ATGCCGCAGTCCAGCGAGTACTTCAACACTCCCCTACGCCGCGTCGCCTTCGGTAACCGCAACGAATTCAGCCAGCCCGGCGTGGTAAAGGCGGCGTTGGCCGAGTTCATCAGCACACTAATCTTTGTTTTCGCTGGAACTGGCTCTGGCTTGGCTTATAACAAGCTTACCGGATCCGGACCAGCCTCTCCGTCCGGGCTTGTCGCGGCGGCGATTGCTCATGGTTTCGCACTGTTCGTGGCGGTTGCTGTTGCTGCTAACATCTCCGGCGGTCACGTCAACCCCGCGGTCACTTTCGGATTGTTTGTTGGTGGGAATATCAGTCTTATTCGTGGTGTTCTGTATATTATCGCTCAGTTGCTTGGCTCCATCATCGCCGTCTTACTCCTCACCGTGTCGACTGGTACCTGG GCAATCCCTACATTTGGCGTCACCGGAGTATCAGTATGGAGTGCGTTCGTTTTCGAAATTGTGATGACTTTCGGGCTTGTGTACACTGTGTACGCCACCGCTGCTGACCCAAAGAAAGGTGAAATCGGAATCATAGCACCAATTGCAATTGGTTTAATCGTTGGAGCCAACATCCTGGCCGGCGGACCTTTCACTGGTGCCGCAATGAACCCCGCTGTGGCGTTCGGCCCTGCTTTGGTGAGCTTCACATGGTCTTACCACTGGATTTACTGGGCCGGACCACTGATCGGCGGCGGGCTCGCCGGAATTGTGTATGAGGTCTTCTTCATCAGCCATTCTCACGAGCAAGTGCCCGGCGATGATTACTGA
- the LOC140987709 gene encoding E3 ubiquitin-protein ligase WAV3-like: MFFLWQKICAICLATLKPGHGHAIFTAECSHMFHFHCIASNSKHGKQSCPVCRAKWKEIPFQCPVSDEAHGRSRTSNVPWLQDDSWMTVIRPSPRVDSNRDIAPFHSAEPHLFDDDDEVTIQQPNANQNPATVDNFDDDGHLKEAVEVKTYTELSAVSKFTSHNDFSVLIHLKAPAKTLSPQNSTIDGEGLSLMHQTRAPVDLVAVLDVSGSMAGTKLALLKRAMGFVIQNLGPHDRLSVISFSSIARRIFSLRRMTETGRNESIQAVNSLTSNGGTNIAEGLRKAAKVMTDRKCKNPVSSMILLSDGQDTYSNTSPSGANSCSDYQSLLPVSIHPDSASSIRIPVHTFGFGADHDAVLMHLISETSGGTFSFIESENVIQDAFAQCIGGLLSVIVQNLKVEVECIDPLIRFNRLQSGSYKTILDSDKRKGSIDVGDLYAEEERDFLLTIDIPIDEFHDETSLLQVRCEYRHPVTNKIVILYAASEVKIQRPLEAGPLLVSMEVDKQRNRLRSAEAMAEAKAAADQGDLATAVSILEKCRKKLSETVSSRAGDRLCLVLDAELREMQERMANRKVYETSGRAYVLSGLSSHSWQRATARGDSTDSTSLVQAYQTPSMVDMVNLSQTMIFHSSSTRPALRAALSFPARAQPR, from the coding sequence ATGTTTTTTCTCTGGCAGAAGATCTGTGCAATATGCTTAGCAACCTTGAAACCTGGCCATGGCCACGCCATTTTCACTGCAGAATGCTCCCACATGTTTCATTTCCATTGTATCGCATCTAACTCGAAGCATGGAAAACAAAGTTGCCCCGTCTGCCGAGCGAAATGGAAAGAAATCCCCTTCCAGTGTCCCGTTTCCGATGAAGCTCATGGAAGATCGAGGACAAGTAATGTGCCTTGGCTCCAAGATGATTCCTGGATGACCGTTATTAGACCATCTCCACGAGTGGACAGTAATCGGGATATTGCTCCTTTTCATTCTGCTGAACCCCATCTATtcgatgatgatgatgaagttACCATTCAACAACCCAATGCCAATCAGAATCCCGCAACCGTTGATAACTTTGATGATGATGGCCATCTGAAAGAAGCAGTGGAAGTGAAAACATACACCGAACTTTCTGCTGTTTCAAAATTTACATCCCATAACGACTTTTCAGTCCTAATTCACCTCAAAGCTCCCGCCAAGACTTTATCACCACAAAATTCGACAATTGATGGAGAGGGACTATCATTGATGCATCAAACTCGAGCTCCAGTCGACCTTGTTGCAGTTCTTGATGTCAGTGGCAGCATGGCGGGCACCAAGCTCGCCTTGCTTAAACGGGCAATgggatttgtgatccaaaactTAGGCCCACATGACAGGCTTTCTGTTATCTCTTTTTCCTCCATAGCACGGCGAATCTTTTCTCTTCGAAGAATGACAGAAACAGGAAGGAATGAGTCCATACAAGCTGTCAATTCCTTGACTTCCAATGGCGGAACTAATATTGCAGAGGGCCTAAGGAAGGCTGCCAAAGTGATGACTGATCGGAAGTGCAAAAATCCTGTTAGCAGCATGATACTATTGTCCGATGGACAAGATACATATTCTAATACTAGCCCAAGTGGTGCCAACTCCTGCTCGGATTACCAGTCTTTGCTTCCAGTTTCCATCCATCCAGATAGTGCTTCGAGTATCCGTATCCCTGTACACACCTTTGGATTTGGTGCGGATCATGATGCTGTCTTAATGCATTTGATCTCGGAAACATCTGGCGGGACGTTTTCTTTTATAGAGTCAGAGAATGTGATTCAAGATGCCTTTGCACAGTGCATCGGGGGGCTTTTGAGCGTCATTGTCCAAAACTTGAAAGTGGAAGTTGAGTGTATTGATCCTTTGATTCGATTCAACAGGTTACAATCCGGAAGCTACAAAACCATTTTGGATTCTGATAAAAGAAAAGGCAGCATCGACGTGGGAGACTTATATGCCGAAGAAGAACGAGATTTTCTCCTAACAATTGATATCCCCATTGACGAGTTTCACGATGAGACCTCACTTTTACAGGTGAGATGTGAATACAGGCATCCTGTTACGAATAAAATCGTAATTTTATATGCTGCGAGTGAAGTCAAGATTCAAAGGCCGCTAGAAGCGGGACCTTTACTGGTTTCCATGGAAGTGGATAAGCAAAGAAACAGGCTCCGATCAGCAGAAGCAATGGCTGAAGCCAAAGCTGCTGCAGACCAAGGTGATTTAGCAACCGCGGTATCTATACTCGAGAAATGCCGAAAAAAACTTTCAGAAACCGTGTCATCACGAGCTGGAGACCGATTATGTCTGGTGTTGGATGCTGAATTACGAGAAATGCAAGAACGGATGGCAAACCGGAAAGTTTATGAAACGTCAGGAAGAGCATATGTTTTGTCAGGATTAAGCTCACACTCTTGGCAGAGGGCGACTGCAAGGGGAGACTCGACTGATAGTACGAGCCTCGTCCAAGCTTATCAGACACCTTCTATGGTTGACATGGTAAACTTGTCACAGACAATGATCTTTCATAGTTCATCTACTCGACCAGCTCTTCGGGCTGCTCTTTCTTTTCCTGCACGAGCACAGCCAAGGTGA
- the LOC140987717 gene encoding pentatricopeptide repeat-containing protein At5g39350 produces the protein MNGAHTLMKTLRHRFSTTSAAQCESLLYRCGTATKSLPATQKLHANCIASGLLSSHNAGHFMSLLVSAYGLCGHVSYACTLFDKLPERTLVSYKAMIRMYTENGCPRSALELFVEMHQSGCLLDEYVFPFVVRACGDLVLLEFGVMIQGLIVRSGLLLSTFVGNSLLAMYMNCGDVEGASIVFNAMEEKTVVSWNTMISGNFRNDNAMEALIVFSTMVESVVVVDSATVLSVLPACGYLKDLKVGREVHSLIKDNVLAKRIPVQNALIDMYAKCGRMDEARGVFDKLAEKDVVSWTTMIHGYILNGEVKGALDMFRLMQFEGAKPNEVTLSSLLAMCTGFLDMKLGKCLHGWAIRQHSECDVNVETALIDLYAKCGSVKHSFRVFSRTSRKRTVPWNAILSGCIHNELARDAIGLFKKMLLEAVKLNDATWKSLLPAYAIEADLQQALNIHGYLFTSGFIKKPDIVTGLVDIYSKCGNLQYAHKVFDGVSTSNRDIVLWSVIIAGYGKHGHGEVAVSLFNQMVRFGIKPNEVTFTSVLHACGHAGMVDDGLNLFKFMQKNHQESLRSDHYTCMVDLLGRANRLLEAYELIMMMPFRPNHAVWGALLGACVIHENVELGEVAANWLFELEPKNTGNYVLMGNIYSAVGRFDDAEKVRSRMDNIGLIKAPAQSVIEVRNL, from the coding sequence ATGAATGGTGCACACACACTGATGAAAACACTGAGACACCGATTTTCGACCACCTCCGCAGCACAATGCGAGTCGCTGCtataccgttgtggcactgccaCCAAATCCTTACCTGCCACCCAGAAACTGCACGCGAACTGCATCGCCTCCGGCCTCCTCTCATCTCACAATGCGGGGCACTTTATGTCGTTACTCGTATCTGCTTACGGTCTCTGTGGGCACGTGTCGTATGCATGCACACTGTTCGATAAACTGCCAGAAAGGACGTTGGTTTCTTACAAAGCAATGATTAGAATGTACACTGAAAATGGCTGCCCTCGAAGTGCACTAGAGTTGTTTGTGGAAATGCACCAGTCAGGCTGTTTATTGGACGAGTATGTTTTCCCATTCGTGGTCCGAGCTTGTGGAGATCTTGTGTTGCTTGAATTTGGTGTTATGATTCAGGGGTTGATTGTTAGAAGCGGGCTGCTTTTGAGCACTTTCGTGGGGAATTCTTTGCTTGCAATGTATATGAATTGCGGCGACGTGGAGGGGGCAAGTATAGTATTTAATGCAATGGAGGAGAAAACAGTTGTGTCTTGGAATACAATGATTAGTGGGAACTTTCGGAATGACAACGCCATGGAGGCTTTGATTGTTTTTAGTACAATGGTGGAAAGCGTGGTGGTGGTTGATTCTGCCACGGTTCTCTCGGTTTTACCAGCTTGTGGGTATCTGAAGGATTTGAAGGTGGGAAGAGAGGTTCATTCTTTGATCAAAGACAACGTTTTGGCTAAAAGAATTCCTGTTCAGAATGCTTTGATTGATATGTATGCAAAGTGTGGAAGAATGGATGAAGCTCGTGGGGTTTTTGATAAGTTGGCGGAGAAGGATGTAGTGAGTTGGACTACTATGATTCATGGATACATTTTGAATGGTGAAGTTAAAGGTGCCTTGGATATGTTTAGATTGATGCAGTTTGAAGGTGCAAAGCCTAATGAAGTGACATTGTCTTCACTTCTTGCAATGTGTACAGGTTTTCTTGATATGAAGCTAGGAAAATGTTTGCATGGATGGGCGATTCGGCAACATAGTGAATGCGATGTTAATGTTGAAACGGCTTTGATTGATCTCTATGCCAAATGCGGTTCGGTTAAACATAGCTTTCGAGTGTTTTCCAGGACTTCTAGGAAGAGAACTGTGCCTTGGAATGCAATACTTTCTGGATGCATTCATAACGAGCTGGCAAGAGATGCCATAGGacttttcaagaaaatgttaCTAGAAGCGGTGAAACTGAATGATGCAACTTGGAAGAGCCTCCTTCCTGCATATGCAATTGAAGCAGATTTACAGCAAGCATTGAATATACACGGTTACCTGTTTACATCAGGGTTTATCAAGAAACCTGATATTGTAACTGGCTTGGTTGATATATACTCAAAATGTGGAAACTTACAATATGCCCACAAGGTTTTTGATGGTGTATCTACAAGTAATCGTGACATTGTTTTGTGGAGTGTGATAATTGCTGGTTATGGAAAGCATGGGCACGGTGAGGTTGCTGTTTCTCTATTCAACCAGATGGTCCGATTTGGTATTAAGCCTAATGAGGTCACGTTTACTTCggtattgcatgcatgtgggcACGCGGGAATGGTGGATGATGGCTTAAATTTGTTCAAATTCATGCAAAAGAATCACCAAGAAAGTTTACGGAGTGATCACTATACTTGCATGGTTGATCTTTTGGGTCGCGCCAATCGACTTTTGGAAGCTTATGAATTGATCATGATGATGCCATTTAGACCGAATCATGCCGTTTGGGGTGCACTGCTTGGTGCTTGTGTGATACATGAAAATGTTGAACTGGGAGAGGTGGCTGCAAACTGGTTGTTTGAGTTGGAGCCAAAGAACACCGGAAACTATGTGTTAATGGGGAATATTTACTCTGCTGTTGGAAGGTTCGATGATGCTGAGAAAGTGAGATCTAGGATGGATAATATAGGGTTAATCAAAGCTCCTGCTCAGAGTGTGATTGAAGTTAGGAACTTGTGA